The following coding sequences lie in one Chionomys nivalis chromosome 8, mChiNiv1.1, whole genome shotgun sequence genomic window:
- the LOC130880468 gene encoding protein transport protein Sec61 subunit gamma-like, with amino-acid sequence MDQVMQFVEPSRQFVKDSIRLVKRCTKPDRKEFQKIAMATAIGFVIMGFIGFFVKLIHIPINNIIVGG; translated from the coding sequence ATGGATCAGGTAATGCAGTTTGTTGAGCCAAGTCGGCAGTTCGTAAAGGACTCAATTCGGCTGGTTAAAAGATGCACCAAGCCCGACAGAAAAGAATTCCAGAAGATTGCCATGGCCACAGCCATAGGATTTGTTATCATGGGATTCATTGGATTCTTTGTGAAACTGATCCATATCCCTATTAATAACATTATTGTGGGTGGCTGA
- the Chrna10 gene encoding neuronal acetylcholine receptor subunit alpha-10, translating to MGTKSHHLGLGFLLLLFLPAECLGAEGRLAHKLFRDLFANYTSALRPVADTDQTLNVTLEVTLSQIIDMDERNQVLTLYLWIRQEWTDAYLHWDPKAYGDLDAIRIPSSLVWRPDIVLYNKADTQPPASASTNVVVRHNGAVRWDAPAITRSSCRVDVSAFPFDAQRCGLTFGSWTHGGHQLDVRPRGTSASLADFVENVEWHVLGMPARRRVLTYGCCSEPYPDVTFTLLLRRRAAAYVCNLLLPCVFISLLAPLAFHLPADSGEKVSLGVTVLLALTVFQLILAESMPPAESVPLIGKYYMATMTMVTFSTALTILIMNLHYCGPSAHPVPAWARVLLLGHLARGLCVRERGEPCGQSKSLQSAPSLQPPEGLSAGPCHEPWCLCHQEALLHHVASIASTFRSHRAAQRCHEDWKRLARVMDRFFLGIFFCMALVMSLLVLVQAL from the exons ATGGGGACCAAGAGCCACCACCTTGGCCTGGGATTTCTGCTCCTGCTCTTTCTCCCTGCAG AGTGCCTGGGAGCTGAGGGGAGACTGGCTCACAAGCTGTTTCGTGACCTGTTTGCCAACTATACCAGTGCCCTGAGACCTGTGGCAGACACGGACCAGACTCTAAACGTGACCCTGGAGGTGACACTGTCTCAGATCATCGATATG GATGAGCGGAACCAAGTGCTGACCCTGTACCTGTGGATCCGGCAGGAGTGGACAGATGCCTATCTGCACTGGGACCCCAAAGCCTATGGTGACTTGGATGCAATCCGCATTCCCAGCAGCCTAGTGTGGCGACCAGACATCGTTCTCTATAACAA GGCAGACACGCAGCCACCAGCTTCGGCCAGCACCAACGTGGTTGTGCGGCATAACGGCGCCGTGCGCTGGGACGCACCGGCCATCACACGCAGCTCGTGCCGTGTGGACGTGTCTGCTTTCCCGTTCGACGCTCAGCGCTGCGGCCTGACCTTCGGCTCATGGACTCACGGAGGGCACCAGCTGGACGTGCGACCCCGGGGCACGTCTGCCAGTCTGGCCGACTTCGTGGAGAACGTTGAGTGGCACGTGCTGGGCATGCCGGCGCGCAGGCGCGTGCTCACCTACGGCTGCTGCTCCGAGCCCTACCCGGATGTGACCTTCACTCTGCTGCTGCGCCGCCGAGCTGCCGCCTACGTGTGCAacctgctgctgccctgtgtgTTCATCTCCCTGCTGGCGCCACTAGCCTTCCACCTGCCCGCTGACTCCGGGGAAAAGGTGTCTCTGGGCGTCACCGTGCTCCTGGCGCTCACCGTCTTCCAGCTGATCCTGGCCGAGAGCATGCCTCCCGCAGAGAGCGTTCCACTCATCG GGAAGTACTACATGGCCACCATGACCATGGTCACATTCTCCACAGCCCTCACCATCCTCATCATGAATCTGCATTACTGTGGTCCTAGTGCACACCCAGTGCCTGCCTGGGCTCGGGTCCTCCTGCTGGGACACCTGGCCAGAGGCCTGTGTGTGCGGGAACGAGGGGAGCCTTGCGGGCAGTCCAAGTCACTGCAGTCAGcccccagcctccagcctccagaagGTCTTTCAGCAGGCCCTTGTCATGAGCCATGGTGTCTGTGCCATCAGGAAGCCCTTTTGCATCATGTGGCTTCCATTGCCAGCACCTTCCGCAGCCACCGGGCTGCCCAGCGCTGCCACGAAGACTGGAAGCGCCTGGCTCGGGTGATGGACCGCTTTTTCCTAGGCATCTTCTTCTGCATGGCTCTGGTCATGAGCCTCCTGGTTCTGGTCCAAGCCCTGTGA